The [Eubacterium] eligens ATCC 27750 genome segment ATTTCCAGCCTGCCTTGCCGGATTTGATTTCAGATTATAAAACCTGCACGCATGATTGAATATCGCACTTAAGATGTTATGCATTGTCTTCTTATAAGTCTGGGAATAACATTTCCCATTCTCATAACGGAATGCTACCATCTCATTCTGCCACTTGCGTACATCTCCCGGTGTAATCTCATTCATCTTAAGATTCCTGAAATATGGAAGTATCTTTGTATCCACAATGTGTTCTTTTGTAAGCCACGTGTTGAGTTTGACATAATTTTTCACATCCTCTGTATACAACTTCCAGAACTCTCCAAATGTCATATCCAGATTATTCTCCTGCCGTATTTTGTAATTACGCTCATAATCAAGTGCTTCCCTCTTTGTTGCAAATCCTCTCTTCTTTATCTGTTTATTTTCCCCAGTCCAGTCCTTACAATAGAATTTGACAAACCAGGTGCCTGTCTTACTGTCTTTATAAGCTGGCATATTCATCATCTCCTTCTTTCCATATGAAGAAGCAGATGCCTAAGCCGTATCGCTTCTGCACCTGCCTCTATCACAATCTTCTTACCTGTTGCTTATCCTGCATCACTCATACCATAAATGCGTTCTTCAAAATATTTTCTGCTTACTTTTCCACGGATAACAATGTAACCCTTCTTTTCAAGTTCACTGTTGATCTGTCTCATAAGCTTGTATGCTGCTGATTTTGAAATTCCAAGAATCTGCATCACATCTCCTACTTCTAAAAACTTTTCGTTCATGCCCTTTCACCACCTTTCCATTAAAATTTGTTTTGGCGTTTCTCCATACCAGTTCTGCTGATGTCACAACCAGCCTCCTTACCTGAGATAATCTCCTGTAATACCGCCCGCTCCTGCTCGAGGTACTCGGTCCGCTTGGGGGAGTGTCTACATTCGCTCGATTCCTATGAATGTCTTGGCAAATGCCTGTTAGATTTCTGGTACCGCTCATTTAGTTATTTTTCAATACCATATCGTATAGATAATTGAATTGATATTATTCTATACCGTATAGTATTGAATTGTCAAGAAGTTTTTCTAATGTTCTCGTATAGAAAAACTTCCATTTTCATTTTTTCCGTGTTATACTGTCTTTAACAGTCCATCAGGGACAGATAAACGGAGGTGACTACACTATGACAATTGGTGAAAGAATAAAGAAAATACGGGTATTCCGTAAAATGACAATGGATGAACTGGGCGGTGCACTTGGATTTGAGGGCAAAAATATGTCGGTCCGCATATCCCAGTATGAAACCGGTGCACGCATTCCCGGTGAAGATATGATTCTAAAGCTTGCTGATGCATTGCACTGCAATTACAAGGCAATCTCTGATTACAGCCTTGGTACTGCTGAAGATATCATTGAAACACTTTTCTGGCTTGAAGAAAGTGCCACATCTCTCCCGGCACGTGGAAAAGGTACAAGATTCCCAGAGTACACAGCTCCCGGCAACCTGATTCATCTGACTGCAATGACACCTGCAAAATCTTCCGAGGCTGCCAGACCAACTTACAATGAAGATGATTATGAAAGTGCAGGCTCACCTGTCGCATTAACTTTTGAATATGGATTGGTAAATGATTTCCTTACGGAATGGTGTGAAATGAAAACGAAATTAAATAGTGGAGAGATTTCTCCTAATGAATATTTTGAGTGGAAAATAACATGGCCTCAGGCGTAAATGAAACTATTCACGCACAGCTCACTTTAGTACCATTTTAGTACCACAAGGCAAAAAACAAGCTCGCAAATGCCCATTTTACTAGGCTTTGCGAGCTTTTGAAAATTATTCAAACTCAATCGTTCCAGGTGGTTTACTAGTCAGATCATAGAATACTCTGTTGACCCCACGCACCTCATTTATAATTCTGCTCATGACTGTCTGGAGAACCTCAAATGGAATCTCTGCGCTCTCTGCTGTCATGAAATCAATTGTGTTGACTGCACGAAGTGCAACCGCATAATCGTAAGTTCTTTCGTCACCCATAACACCAACGGAACGCATGTTAGTGAGGGCTGCGAAATACTGGTTTGGCATCCATGCTGGAGCCTTGCCGTTAGCTTTCTTGTACTCAGCTACGGCCTTGTCAACCTCTGAACGGTAGATAAAGTCAGCATCCTGAACGATACGAACCTTATCAGCTGTTACCTCGCCGATAATTCTGATTCCAAGTCCCGGACCTGGGAATGGCTGACGGAATACAAGATGTTCTGGTATTCCAAGCTCAAGACCAGCCTTACGAACCTCATCCTTGAAAAGGTTGCGGAGTGGCTCAATGATTTCCTTGAAGTCAACGAAATCAGGAAGTCCTCCTACATTGTGGTGAGACTTGATTACGGCTGATTCACCGCCAAGTCCGCTTTCTACAACGTCTGGATATATAGTTCCCTGTGCAAGGAAGTCAACTGCACCAATCTTCTTGGCTTCTTCCTCAAATACACGGATAAACTCTTCCCCAATAATCTTTCTCTTAGCTTCTGGCTCTGTAACGCCTGCAAGCTTAGAGTAATATCTCTCCTGTGCATTAACTCTTATAAAGTTAAGGTCGAACTGTCCTTCTGGTCCAAATACGCTCTCAACTTCATCGCCTTCATCTTTACGGAGAAGACCGTGATCTACGAATACGCATGTAAGCTGCTTTCCAATAGCTCTTGAAAGAAGTCCGGCTGCAACAGATGAATCAACACCACCTGAAAGAGCAAGTAAAACCTTGCCACTGCCAACCTTCTCTCGGATTTCCTTAATTGTATTCTCAACAAATGCATCCATCTTCCATGTTCCGGCACATCCGCATACTCCACGAACAAAGTTGTGAAGCATCTTGGTTCCTTCCTGAGTATGAAGAACCTCTGGGTGGAACTGGATTGCATAAAGATTCTTCTCTGTACACTCTGCTGCTGCAACTGGGCAGTCTGCTGTGTGGGCAACAATCTTGAATCCTGGTGCAATCTGTGAGATGTAGTCAAAATGGCTCATCCACACAATAGTTTTCTCTGAGACATCTGAGAATAAAGCGCTGCTCTTATCTACAAATGTTTCTGTCTTTCCATACTCTCTTACTGGTGCCTTCTCAACCTTGCCACCAAGCACATGCTGCATAAGCTGTGCGCCATAGCAAAGACCAAGTACAGGTACACCAAGTTCGAAAAGTTCTTTAGTACATGTTGGCGCGCCATCTTCATAACAGCTGTTAGGACCACCCGTAAGGATAATTCCTTTAGGGTTCATGGCCTTAATCTGCGCCAGGTCTGTCTTGTAAGAATAGATCTCACAATATACATTACATTCACGGACACGGCGCGCAACCAGCTGGTTGTACTGACCACCGAAGTCAATGACAATAACTTTCTCCTGATCCATGATCAATCTCCAATCTTGTGTATTTATATATACATTATAGTTAAACTTGCCACTTATGACAAGCCTTAATTCTCCCCAATTCCTATCTTGCTAATTCTACTCCAGACAATCCTTATCTATGCATCTTTCTCCCCAATTCTCTTCTTCACATAAGAATCCATCTTCTCTCTGACCATCGCCATCTTTCTGTTGGTCTCCTCATTATCAGAATGAAAATGCATAAGCTTTGCAAGATAGCCCTGTTCCACAGTAATCCGCACACTCTCATCATACACAAGCTCATAAGCAAGTGATACATGACCAATAACAGTATCAGCCGGTGTGCGTCTTATTGCTTTGAGTATACAGTGTTCCTCATCAAACGCTTCTAACACTTCATCTGTAATATCACTCTTCATCAGTTCTTCAGTCGTAGTGTTATATATTTCTTCAAGTGGAGTATCAATATTAACCTTAAATATATCAACCTTATCAGCGTCACGAAGCACATTGCAGAATGCCTGCTCACGGCGATTAAGTCCCTGTGGAATTCTATACATATTGTGACACCTTATTGCAAGCTCAAGCATTTCAATGTCCGATTTATTCAATCTGTCATACAGAAATACTCCATCAGAACTATATCGATCCTCTAATGCTCCTGACTTGTAACCTGTACATTTGACCATACCTTTAAGAAAAGTACTGATAAGACCATCTTTGAACAACAGGTCTGCACCGAATTTTGCATGGTCAACAGAGTCCGCATCTGAAAATGTGTTATAACGCTTTATCTGTTCAAATCTTCCAACATCATGAAGCATTCCGGATAACCATGCCAGCTCAACATCATAGGCACACATTCCAGCTGCCTTTGCAATTCTTTCGCACAAAGCTGCAACTCTGTAAGTGTGGTCAATTTTTAATTTAATCTTAGGGTCATCTGCATTATAAGCTGCTGTGTATTCTGCAAATGCTTTCTTAACATGCACTCTGTCAACATACACACGGTTTATCTTGGCATTTTCATAATAACCTTCAACATCAGCCACCTTTCCCTCATTCCATGTGTCTATAATATCAGGCACATCAGATAAAGAATGGCACACAACTGAAGTCAGTCTTCGGATGTCATCGTTAATCTCAATAGTATCAGGTATATGAATCACCTTCATGCCTGCTGCATATCCTGCTTTAATGCCATTAATGCTGTCCTCAATGACTACACATTCTGATGGTTCACAGCCGATAAAACCTGCTGCCCTTAAGAATATGTCTGGCTCAGGCTTTCCATGCTCAACCTCATCTCCATATACAACACCAGAAAGATAATCCCACGCCCCTATTCTGTGAAGACTCTTTTCTGCACTGGACTTCTGTGTTGAAGTTGCTACGGCACATTTTAACCCGTT includes the following:
- a CDS encoding helix-turn-helix domain-containing protein, coding for MTIGERIKKIRVFRKMTMDELGGALGFEGKNMSVRISQYETGARIPGEDMILKLADALHCNYKAISDYSLGTAEDIIETLFWLEESATSLPARGKGTRFPEYTAPGNLIHLTAMTPAKSSEAARPTYNEDDYESAGSPVALTFEYGLVNDFLTEWCEMKTKLNSGEISPNEYFEWKITWPQA
- a CDS encoding HAD-IA family hydrolase codes for the protein MIKGIIFDMDGVMIDTENQSNLGWLWAASQKNVEMPLWLIDSFKGAPAKLSQSFFDDYYKGTQDYWEMCTMRTDHVHQIRETEEVPVKPGLHMLLDYIKDNGLKCAVATSTQKSSAEKSLHRIGAWDYLSGVVYGDEVEHGKPEPDIFLRAAGFIGCEPSECVVIEDSINGIKAGYAAGMKVIHIPDTIEINDDIRRLTSVVCHSLSDVPDIIDTWNEGKVADVEGYYENAKINRVYVDRVHVKKAFAEYTAAYNADDPKIKLKIDHTYRVAALCERIAKAAGMCAYDVELAWLSGMLHDVGRFEQIKRYNTFSDADSVDHAKFGADLLFKDGLISTFLKGMVKCTGYKSGALEDRYSSDGVFLYDRLNKSDIEMLELAIRCHNMYRIPQGLNRREQAFCNVLRDADKVDIFKVNIDTPLEEIYNTTTEELMKSDITDEVLEAFDEEHCILKAIRRTPADTVIGHVSLAYELVYDESVRITVEQGYLAKLMHFHSDNEETNRKMAMVREKMDSYVKKRIGEKDA
- the guaA gene encoding glutamine-hydrolyzing GMP synthase; protein product: MDQEKVIVIDFGGQYNQLVARRVRECNVYCEIYSYKTDLAQIKAMNPKGIILTGGPNSCYEDGAPTCTKELFELGVPVLGLCYGAQLMQHVLGGKVEKAPVREYGKTETFVDKSSALFSDVSEKTIVWMSHFDYISQIAPGFKIVAHTADCPVAAAECTEKNLYAIQFHPEVLHTQEGTKMLHNFVRGVCGCAGTWKMDAFVENTIKEIREKVGSGKVLLALSGGVDSSVAAGLLSRAIGKQLTCVFVDHGLLRKDEGDEVESVFGPEGQFDLNFIRVNAQERYYSKLAGVTEPEAKRKIIGEEFIRVFEEEAKKIGAVDFLAQGTIYPDVVESGLGGESAVIKSHHNVGGLPDFVDFKEIIEPLRNLFKDEVRKAGLELGIPEHLVFRQPFPGPGLGIRIIGEVTADKVRIVQDADFIYRSEVDKAVAEYKKANGKAPAWMPNQYFAALTNMRSVGVMGDERTYDYAVALRAVNTIDFMTAESAEIPFEVLQTVMSRIINEVRGVNRVFYDLTSKPPGTIEFE
- a CDS encoding MarR family transcriptional regulator → MNEKFLEVGDVMQILGISKSAAYKLMRQINSELEKKGYIVIRGKVSRKYFEERIYGMSDAG